One genomic segment of Allocatelliglobosispora scoriae includes these proteins:
- a CDS encoding MarR family winged helix-turn-helix transcriptional regulator, with the protein MFELVEPIATVTFSEVPNEGFLALGMRNYWDGYFAGRAAPLGLAPAEVVHAVFYNFADGEVARHIPWVWGKTTPQEATAVREQGSATALRQLIGDLADSPSVVRAAELATRAAVSAPIEGRALYAGLRALALPQEPVARLWHAATLLREHRGDGHNAALLAHGIGGTEAHVLLAISLGMRPQEFGRVHHLPKAQLAAVLDGLRRRGLVDAADEFTDTGRETKQRIEALTDELAAPAYGVLSVDELDELIARLGPIATALEAADY; encoded by the coding sequence ATGTTCGAGCTCGTTGAGCCGATCGCCACCGTCACGTTCTCCGAGGTGCCCAACGAAGGGTTCCTGGCCCTGGGCATGCGCAACTACTGGGACGGGTATTTCGCGGGCCGGGCCGCGCCGCTGGGACTGGCACCGGCCGAGGTGGTGCACGCGGTCTTTTACAATTTCGCCGACGGCGAGGTGGCGCGCCACATCCCCTGGGTATGGGGGAAGACCACCCCGCAGGAGGCGACCGCCGTACGTGAGCAAGGCAGCGCCACCGCGCTACGGCAGCTGATCGGGGATCTCGCCGACTCCCCGAGTGTGGTGCGGGCCGCCGAGCTCGCTACCCGGGCAGCGGTCAGCGCCCCGATCGAGGGCCGAGCGCTGTACGCCGGGCTGCGGGCGCTCGCCCTGCCGCAGGAGCCGGTTGCCAGGCTCTGGCACGCGGCGACACTGCTGCGGGAGCACCGAGGGGACGGCCACAACGCCGCCCTGCTCGCCCATGGCATCGGCGGCACCGAGGCCCACGTCCTGCTCGCCATCTCCCTGGGAATGCGGCCTCAGGAGTTCGGCCGGGTCCACCACCTGCCCAAGGCGCAGCTGGCCGCGGTCCTCGACGGGCTGCGCCGACGAGGCCTGGTGGACGCCGCCGACGAGTTCACCGACACCGGCCGGGAGACCAAGCAACGCATCGAGGCCCTCACCGACGAGCTGGCGGCGCCGGCGTACGGCGTACTCAGCGTGGACGAGCTCGACGAGCTGATCGCGCGGCTCGGGCCGATCGCCACCGCGTTGGAGGCGGCCGACTACTGA
- a CDS encoding antibiotic biosynthesis monooxygenase family protein — MTIVKINAITVPADSGGELARRFAARAGAVDDQDGFEGFELLRPDDERTTWLVITRWRDEEAFQAWVGSPAFAHGHRSAAERAGEPVPPPVGVHSEVWSYVPAGGSGPARP; from the coding sequence ATGACCATAGTCAAGATCAATGCAATCACCGTGCCGGCCGACAGCGGTGGCGAGTTGGCGCGCCGCTTCGCCGCGCGGGCCGGCGCCGTCGACGATCAGGACGGATTCGAGGGCTTCGAGCTGCTCCGCCCGGACGACGAGCGGACCACGTGGCTCGTCATCACTCGCTGGCGCGACGAGGAGGCATTCCAGGCGTGGGTCGGTTCGCCCGCGTTCGCGCACGGCCACCGCTCGGCCGCCGAGCGCGCCGGTGAGCCGGTGCCGCCGCCGGTCGGGGTGCACAGCGAGGTCTGGTCATACGTTCCCGCAGGCGGGTCGGGTCCGGCACGACCGTGA
- a CDS encoding LysR family transcriptional regulator, with the protein METRELRYFVTVAEELHFSRAAERLGIAQPPLSRAIQQLERRIGVALFERNRRGVALTDAGQVLLAEARVILDAVAAAARRTLRAASCTNRLTLATKAGANHDLLRKLLDAHAAEPGAAEIEVLLCGMGEQAPMLRDGRADVALMQRPFHSMAGFDTEDLRTEEQVAILPAGHPLAARTSLTMADISDVADLPLARWPCLDGAYPPGPGPEIHDQSQLAQLIALGRTVAVTSASARSWLWSAHVAVPLTGAPPVTTVLAWPAHSRSPAIARLVRTAAQL; encoded by the coding sequence CTGGAGACCCGCGAGCTCAGGTACTTCGTCACCGTCGCCGAGGAACTGCACTTCAGCCGGGCGGCCGAGCGCCTCGGCATCGCCCAGCCGCCCTTGTCCCGGGCGATCCAGCAGCTCGAACGGCGTATCGGCGTCGCCCTGTTCGAACGCAACCGCCGCGGCGTCGCCCTCACCGATGCTGGTCAGGTGCTGCTCGCCGAGGCGCGCGTCATCCTCGATGCGGTCGCTGCGGCCGCCCGCCGCACCCTGCGCGCGGCGTCCTGCACGAACCGCCTGACGCTGGCGACGAAGGCCGGCGCGAATCACGACCTGTTGCGGAAGCTTCTCGACGCCCACGCCGCCGAACCCGGCGCCGCCGAGATCGAGGTTCTGCTGTGCGGAATGGGCGAACAGGCACCGATGTTGCGAGACGGCCGCGCCGACGTGGCGCTCATGCAGCGCCCCTTCCACTCCATGGCCGGGTTCGACACCGAAGACCTGCGTACCGAGGAGCAGGTCGCCATCCTGCCCGCAGGGCATCCCCTCGCCGCACGCACGTCTCTCACCATGGCCGACATCAGCGATGTGGCGGACCTGCCGCTCGCCCGCTGGCCTTGCCTCGATGGCGCCTACCCGCCCGGTCCAGGCCCTGAGATCCACGACCAGTCGCAGCTGGCGCAGCTGATCGCCCTCGGGCGCACCGTCGCCGTCACGAGCGCATCCGCCCGATCTTGGCTGTGGAGCGCACACGTTGCCGTTCCCCTGACCGGCGCGCCTCCCGTCACCACCGTTCTCGCCTGGCCTGCGCATAGTCGGTCTCCGGCCATCGCCCGGCTCGTCCGCACGGCAGCCCAGCTATAG
- a CDS encoding SDR family oxidoreductase encodes MSDKKIALVTGANKGLGYAIAAGLGAQGYRVAVGARDKGRGEAAVSALHAAGVDALAVPLDVTSDRSVAAAAELVERRCGRLDALVNNAAVSGEMGPGWTQDPTALDLDLVRAVVDTNVYGVIRVTNAMLPFVRRSASPRIVNISSSVGSVALQADPAIEVGPIMAAYAPTKSYLNAITVHYARQLAGTGILVNAACPGLVATDFTGFQGRPPQEAATIAIRLATLPDGGPTGSFFNDAGAVAW; translated from the coding sequence ATGAGCGACAAGAAGATCGCGCTGGTGACCGGCGCGAACAAAGGACTCGGGTACGCGATCGCCGCAGGGCTGGGCGCACAGGGCTACCGGGTGGCGGTGGGCGCCCGCGACAAGGGCCGGGGCGAGGCGGCCGTCAGTGCCCTGCACGCCGCCGGAGTGGACGCGCTCGCCGTCCCGCTCGACGTCACCAGCGACCGCAGCGTCGCCGCGGCAGCGGAACTGGTCGAGCGCCGATGCGGCCGCCTGGACGCTCTGGTCAACAACGCCGCCGTATCCGGGGAGATGGGACCGGGCTGGACGCAGGATCCGACCGCCCTCGACCTCGACCTCGTCCGCGCGGTCGTCGACACCAACGTCTACGGTGTGATCCGGGTGACCAACGCGATGCTGCCGTTCGTGCGGCGCTCGGCGTCGCCGCGCATCGTCAACATCTCCAGCAGCGTCGGGTCGGTGGCTCTGCAGGCGGACCCGGCCATCGAAGTCGGCCCGATCATGGCGGCCTATGCGCCGACGAAGTCGTACCTCAACGCCATCACGGTCCACTACGCGCGACAGCTCGCCGGCACGGGCATCCTCGTCAACGCCGCGTGCCCGGGCCTGGTCGCGACCGATTTCACCGGCTTCCAAGGACGCCCGCCTCAGGAGGCCGCGACTATAGCGATTCGTCTCGCCACACTGCCTGACGGCGGACCGACCGGCTCATTCTTCAACGACGCCGGCGCCGTCGCCTGGTGA
- a CDS encoding Type 1 glutamine amidotransferase-like domain-containing protein — MKLLLTSGGVTNPSIHSALVQLLGKPVGEADALCIPTAEYGHPMCNPASAWRFIAGRSPSPMCDLGWKSLGVLELTALPTIGAERWVPWVQEADVLLVDGGDATYLCHWMRESGLADLLPSLPDMVWVGVSAGSMVMTPRIGADFVEWPSAPDDRTLGVVDFSIFPHLNAFPENTLADAERWAADLGVPAYAIDEQTAIKVVGGSVQVVSEGQWTKFN, encoded by the coding sequence TTGAAGCTCTTGCTGACATCAGGTGGTGTCACGAACCCCAGCATCCACTCTGCGCTCGTGCAGCTTCTCGGCAAGCCGGTCGGGGAAGCCGACGCCCTCTGCATCCCCACGGCGGAGTACGGGCATCCCATGTGCAATCCGGCCTCGGCTTGGCGTTTCATAGCCGGCCGAAGCCCGTCGCCCATGTGTGACCTGGGCTGGAAGTCGTTGGGGGTGCTGGAACTCACCGCGCTGCCCACCATCGGTGCGGAGCGGTGGGTGCCCTGGGTCCAGGAGGCCGACGTGCTCCTGGTCGACGGCGGCGACGCGACCTACCTGTGTCATTGGATGCGGGAGTCCGGGCTGGCCGATCTGCTGCCCTCGCTGCCTGACATGGTCTGGGTGGGCGTGAGTGCGGGAAGCATGGTCATGACGCCCCGGATCGGAGCGGACTTCGTCGAGTGGCCGTCCGCGCCGGACGACCGTACCCTGGGAGTCGTCGATTTTTCGATCTTCCCCCACCTGAACGCCTTCCCGGAGAACACCCTCGCCGACGCGGAGCGGTGGGCCGCCGACCTCGGCGTCCCCGCCTACGCCATCGACGAACAGACGGCCATCAAGGTCGTCGGCGGCTCCGTCCAGGTGGTCTCCGAAGGGCAATGGACGAAATTCAACTGA